In Melanotaenia boesemani isolate fMelBoe1 chromosome 18, fMelBoe1.pri, whole genome shotgun sequence, the sequence CTCCAAGATGGACAATCACTATACAAAGTTTTAGAGAACCAGGTTTAATGGACTCTAAGCCTTCCCTTCACACACAATTAACCCATACACACTTAGCACACTCTCAAACACTCTTACAAACTATACTGCACCCTGCAGTTTTGTTAGCAACATATTAACTGCACAGATGTAGTAATTCTTGTGTACTACAAGTGTTTATGTATAAAGTGACTCTGGTGGAAACACTGACTGAGTGGTTCAGTCCATGATCCATCTCTTTCACgctacatctaaaaaaaaataaataaacaaaatgtaataagCACAGAAAAACCTTGTATAATGCAAATTCTACCTTTTGTGTTGCACTCATACTGGAACTTAAAGAAATGCATCAAAAGAATCTAATGCTATAAACAAAGTTTTCCTATAACTGTCTTGTATTTTTGAGTTAGTTTACACCTTCAaaaccgaaaaaaaaaaaaccaaaacaataattttacttaatttttcaGTGCCATTTTTTCAAGTCTTTACTAAGCAGGCATGAACTacaggtgaaactaaaaaaactaGAATATCGAGCAAAACTTCATAGGTCAACTATTATATAGTCAAAGCGAGATATtcacagcatttatttattataatatgggtgattatggcttacagcttatgaaaacccaaaaatctaaatctcagaaaattttaATAGTGTGAAAAAGTTTAATGTTGTAGCCTCTAAATGCCACATTCTGatcagctaattaatccaaCTCTTCAGCATTTAAATAGtctctcagtctatttcagtagaattcacaatcatggggaaggttgctgaaCTGACAGTTGTGCAAAAGAACCATCACTGacaccctccacaaggaggggaagctttaaaatgtaactgcaaaagaagttggatgctctcaaagtgctgcatcaaagcacatcaataaaaaagtTGAGTGAAAGGGAaaagtgtgaaagaaaaaggtggaacaaccagcaAGGATGactgcagcctggagaggatcatcagaaaaaaattcaaaaatgtgggggagcttcacaaggagtggactgaggctggagttggGCTTCTACTGTCGTATGCCTCGTCAAGCCactcctgaacaaaacacatcagaagcgtcttacctgggctaaagaaaaaaatccactggTCTATTGAACAGTGGTCCAAAATTCTCTTTTCTGGTGAGAGCAaattttgcatctcatttggGAATAAAGGTCCCAGAGTCGGGAGGAAGACTGAAGAGGCAACCATCCAAGACACTTAAAGTGCAacgtgaagtttccacagtctgtgttaatttggggagccatgtcatctgccAGTGATGGTCCACtgtgctttattaagtccagagtcaacgCAGCGgtctaccaggagattttagagcacttcatgcttcctatagcagaaaagctttttggagatgctgactttattttccagcaggacttgccatctgcccacactgccaaaagaaccaaaacctggttcagTGACCAAAGGATTACtgtgaagcatcctggtcttccattacATCCCAGCAGTGCCGCAGGCTGATAACGTCCATGCCACGCTGCACTGAGGCAGTAACTCATGCAAGAGGGGTtcaaaccaagtactgagttcatatgcatgactatactcttcagacggtttacatttctgtattcaaaaatactgttgtttttttcatgtaatattgtaattttttaagaTTATCATTtctgggttttcataagctgtaggccataatcatcaaaattataatgaataaatgcttgaaatgtctcactttgcatatgaatctatatatttgtttacatttttaagttgaattacagAATTAAGTTTTACGCAACATTctaatttttttagtttcacctgtCAGATGTGGATCAAAAACAAAGTGAGAGACAACGTTAATTTAAAGACTTTGAAGTGGCGATGACAATTGGGCATTACaatgtaaacaccaatgaacaGCAAAATACTTTTCTTTCCATATTGCACAACTCATACCAACAAGTCTGAATCCCTGAATATTACATGCCTTCAGCATTTCATTTGACTTGTGCTGCTCATATGGGTGTTTGTAATTTCCATGTGGCAGATTTTTGATGAGTGACCAATGGATGTATATATTGCATTGAGACTTAAAGGCTTAAGAAATACTAATAGATGTGCagaataaaacttattttaaaacctaatacACCACTCATACAACTCATTATAAACCATACATTTCTTAATGTTTTGTAAAGGGACACTTTAAAATGGGATGTTGAGGCCTTAAAATGGcaaatgctaaaaaataaacttaaaaaaaaacttcctgctTTCAATCTGAGCAGATGGCATGAAAATAAGTCTTACTTCAGAAACATTATAAGCAGTGGTAAGTTATTTACAGCCTATACTAATTAAATCAAGTCTAGAAGTGATTTGTATTGTCCAGTTGTGAAAAAGAGACGTCACATGTATCAGACACCAAAAATTTAGACTATTAAGCAGCAGCTACAGGAGCTCCTTAAGCACAGTGCCACCTACTGACATATGTATTTCTGAAGCTTTATGAAAGGATTAGTGACCAAGgtcacagagagaagaaaataaaatgagatcCTGAAaataaagagtctaaaaaaataaagttttgttaattttctctgcatttatagtctttttttttttttaaatcacacttTTGGTTCAACCTTCTTTAACATAATGGATATTTTCTAAGAAATTAAACCAGTAAAGCCTTATGTACATGCAAAGCCAACCTGGGTTTGCTCAGTTCAGCCAGCCATGAGTATGATGAATATGTTTGTGAGCAAACAGGTCAGTCATGATGCACAGCAAGTATAGGCTGCCTGCAAATGGGACAGGTGTTGTTTTCAGAGAGCCAGCGGTCAATGCAGTGGATGTGGAATTCATGGGAACAGGGCAGGCGGCGCAGCTTGTTGCCTTGAGCATATTCATTGATGCAGACGCTACATGCACGACCCATCTCGCCCTCCAGGCTGGCCTGACCATATGTACGTGTGGATAGATTGTCAATCTGTTCTTTGCTCAGGCCCCTGGGAtgttcatcatcttcatcatcattgaGCAAAAAGAAGTGTGCCAACCGCAGGATGGGTAGGGTGCCATTTTCAACCAGGTTATTGGTGTCTCTGCTATTAGCCCGTCCATCTGTGGTGCTCACCACTCCTCCCGCAAGTCTGGCCTGTCCATTCTGGCTATCCTCACTCCCAACCAAACCCATCCTCTCCTGGACAACCTCACCTGTACCAACCTGACCAGGCGCACTGTCATTTGAATGTAGACGACTGGCAGAGCTAGTGTTACTATTAATGCCACTGCCATCTGCATGGCTAGGTGCAACAGTTTCAGAATCAGCCTCTGTCTCCATTAGGGAACTAAGCTCCCCAAATCCAGTCATAATCTGGCGCAGGATGGAGCGCAGGGCAGTGGAATTAGGTTCTCCCAAGCCCGTTTCACTGATGCGTCTCAGTGGAATCCGAATAGTGCTCACATAGGTGCGGATGCCAGCTCGCTCAGAACGGGAAATTGTGCGTCTGAATCCACCACTGTCACTTTCAAATGTGACAGTATTCTCAGCAACTCGTGCGCGGGATCTTGTTCTGCTAGCAATGCTGTCCCGATCACGGTTTTCACCAGGACGAATCCTTCTCACCTGCAAGTCCAACATTATGGTTGGATGCCGCCTCACTGCTGAATTTCCTGTTCCTAATATGTGGGACTCGCTCTCACGTTCAGCTATCTCTCCAGTTGACTCAACTGGAGCAGCAGTTTCTGACACAGTCTCCCCAGTCTCCATCGACACTGAGGTTGTGATGCTGCCTGGCTGAACAGTGTGAATGGTAGCGCCACTGAAGCCACTGTTGGATGGTGGAGGGGAACTGACAACGGGTGTTCTATTCAAAGGGGAACGACTTTGCCTTGACATGCGAGATGAAACCCCGCTCGCTGTTGCACCCCTGCGTGCACGAACACGTGATCGAGTCCTACTGCCACGTGATTCGTGCcccacagctgcagcttgtgACCCAGACTGGGGTGACACCTGAGGACAGTCTAAAGAAGCAGACATATCATCATGCCTCTGCTCGACTTCTACATTCAGGGATTGCTGTTGAAAAGGTGTGGTTTGATCTACAGGAGGATTGGGAACCGTGGGATGAGGTGCTAAAGAGTGCAAAGTGGTACCCCTCCTCTGAGCAGCAGCCATGGTGGTCTCTGGAGGAGGAGTTGCAGAAGGACTCATTGAAAGTGTGGTAGTACTGCTGCGTGTACGCCGTGTCTGCATCCTTCTACTGATGGCCGGGCGGGGGGAGGGGTATGGAGCTGGCCTTGGTGTGGTTGAAGGGCGAGGGCTGGAGAGGGAGGAAGTCGTGCGTATAGTAGACTGTGCAGTTGTGTTCGGGGCAGTCACCGGCAACTCTGCCGTTACTGCAGTGTCCACAGTATCACTGTGTTCTCCAGGTTCTGGCTGATCATGGTTTATGTTGATTTCCAGGCTAAAACGAAACTCTCCACTGTTAGGGTTGGTCCTGCTAACAGCACGCCATGTCTGGTTGCCACTCTGCCCACTGCGAGTAGCATTACCAGTGCGTCTGAAAGTGTTAAGCCACTCCAGTAATGAATCACCATTAGACG encodes:
- the rnf6 gene encoding E3 ubiquitin-protein ligase RNF6, translated to MVMDPPGGGDERRRQAERLRREEAYYHFINELSEEEYRLMRDSNLLGTPGEVTAEELRQRLDGAKERLSSQSRIEQRSQSAESGELQSSSGEGDERGAGGRRGAGGTEPRAEPSNGDSLLEWLNTFRRTGNATRSGQSGNQTWRAVSRTNPNSGEFRFSLEININHDQPEPGEHSDTVDTAVTAELPVTAPNTTAQSTIRTTSSLSSPRPSTTPRPAPYPSPRPAISRRMQTRRTRSSTTTLSMSPSATPPPETTMAAAQRRGTTLHSLAPHPTVPNPPVDQTTPFQQQSLNVEVEQRHDDMSASLDCPQVSPQSGSQAAAVGHESRGSRTRSRVRARRGATASGVSSRMSRQSRSPLNRTPVVSSPPPSNSGFSGATIHTVQPGSITTSVSMETGETVSETAAPVESTGEIAERESESHILGTGNSAVRRHPTIMLDLQVRRIRPGENRDRDSIASRTRSRARVAENTVTFESDSGGFRRTISRSERAGIRTYVSTIRIPLRRISETGLGEPNSTALRSILRQIMTGFGELSSLMETEADSETVAPSHADGSGINSNTSSASRLHSNDSAPGQVGTGEVVQERMGLVGSEDSQNGQARLAGGVVSTTDGRANSRDTNNLVENGTLPILRLAHFFLLNDDEDDEHPRGLSKEQIDNLSTRTYGQASLEGEMGRACSVCINEYAQGNKLRRLPCSHEFHIHCIDRWLSENNTCPICRQPILAVHHD